One Candidatus Vicinibacter affinis DNA window includes the following coding sequences:
- a CDS encoding T9SS type A sorting domain-containing protein, which yields MIGSSCDSLYRVDLGKSFLVSPNPVREYLHIEFLYEYPFRIDYEFELFNLQGVRTFYKELDNSTRTHQVPTEQLPDGMYLYRIVSEGVTYQSGKIFKG from the coding sequence TTGATAGGTTCCTCCTGCGACAGTTTGTACAGAGTGGACCTCGGTAAATCATTTTTGGTAAGCCCGAATCCGGTACGGGAATATTTGCACATTGAATTTTTATATGAGTATCCATTCAGGATTGATTATGAGTTTGAATTGTTTAATCTGCAAGGTGTCCGCACATTCTACAAAGAGTTGGACAATTCCACCAGAACACATCAAGTACCCACAGAACAATTACCTGATGGCATGTATCTGTATCGGATTGTTTCGGAAGGCGTGACTTACCAGTCCGGCAAGATATTCAAAGGCTGA
- a CDS encoding VCBS repeat-containing protein, whose product MIRLNTLIICALVTAFAMSIFSCNQKKSSSSGPLFELVDPQKSGVLFENKLFEYAEEHIFNFNYLYNGAGVGLGDINNDGLLDIYFTANRAKDKLYLNKGNFKFEDISESSGISAFSGWRSGVAMADVNGDGLLDIYVCRGGFKNEPTNNANLLFINKGNNKFSEEGSRYGIADIGFSIAASFFDYDKDNDLDLIVTNRPEKFYLNIDQVMEGKKNGSLLSRNNLYRNNGDNTFSMVTEEAGLTGGFGYGLSVTTGDLDQDGDEDIYISNDFVENDYYYQNQGNGTFKEAIKDIVRHTAYYAMGTDFGDVNNDGWEDIFNVEMRPEDYKRSKTSMPVMNAKLFDTMALNNIHMQYMHNCLQLNNGNGSFSEIAQLAGIDRTDWSWATLLCDLDNDQYKDIYVANGIKRDLYNRDAYGSLMYDLQHNNMKKTTEEIMRNLPSVKSVNYTFRNNHDLTFSKVMNDWGLNQPSHSNGAAVGDLDNDGNLDLVVNNIDDPAFIYKNNGSGKNYLRVSCVGPEKNISGYGAKVKIKYGDQIQYSEVRTSRGYLSSSEAVVHFGMGDASIIDELVITWPDGKVNKMEKVKVNKTIEIKYSDATGASTQESIAVKPLFADKTALISPPFVHRENEFDDYKVQILLPHRMSRLGPFISVADVNKDGLEDFFVGGAKGQAGALYLQTTSGEFKLISTSAFEADKNYEDMSSCFFDADQDGDNDLYVVSGGSENPEGSNYQDRLYLNDGNGKFNRSVNALPKITSSGSCVVAEDFDGDGDVDIFRGGRQIPQKYPFAPRSYLLENKSGGKFSDVTETKAPDLMSPGMVTTAVFADLDKDNKKELLVAGEWMPIQIYKIDAGQYKLQASEVYGLSNTEGWWNRIVPADVDGDGDLDFVCGNLGENYKFHANAEKPFQVFCNDFDQNGSYDIVLAKYNGTDMVPVRGKQCSQEQMPFINQKYPSFNAFADAKLKDIYGEGLEKGLHLNARYFKTIIWMNNNGKFEKKELPHQAQFSTVQSAIVLDLNQDQKPDIMVAGNFFNTEVETTRADAGIGYLFFQNPDGTWKNLTCRESGVFLPYDVKDIKAIKSGNKTGVLVASNNGKLIYLEKSE is encoded by the coding sequence ATGATCAGGTTAAATACATTAATTATTTGTGCTTTGGTTACAGCTTTTGCAATGAGCATCTTCTCTTGCAACCAGAAAAAAAGCAGTTCCTCAGGCCCCTTATTTGAATTGGTGGATCCTCAAAAATCAGGTGTGTTGTTTGAGAATAAATTATTTGAATATGCAGAAGAGCATATTTTCAATTTCAATTATTTGTACAATGGCGCTGGAGTAGGATTGGGAGATATCAACAATGATGGTTTGCTGGATATTTATTTTACGGCCAATCGTGCCAAAGACAAACTTTATCTAAATAAAGGAAATTTTAAATTTGAGGACATCTCGGAATCTTCCGGTATTTCGGCTTTCAGTGGATGGCGAAGCGGGGTGGCCATGGCGGATGTAAACGGAGATGGCTTGCTGGATATTTATGTCTGTCGTGGAGGTTTTAAAAATGAACCAACCAATAATGCCAATCTGCTTTTTATAAATAAAGGCAACAATAAATTTTCTGAAGAAGGTTCGCGATATGGAATTGCGGATATAGGATTTTCGATAGCGGCCTCTTTCTTTGATTACGACAAGGACAATGATTTGGATTTGATCGTGACCAATCGTCCTGAAAAATTCTACCTGAACATCGATCAGGTTATGGAGGGAAAGAAGAATGGAAGTTTGCTGAGCAGAAATAATTTGTACCGCAACAACGGTGACAATACCTTCAGCATGGTTACGGAAGAAGCCGGTCTTACAGGAGGATTCGGTTATGGACTCAGCGTGACCACAGGAGATCTTGATCAGGATGGAGATGAGGATATTTACATTTCGAATGACTTTGTCGAAAACGATTACTACTATCAGAACCAGGGGAATGGAACTTTTAAAGAAGCCATCAAAGACATCGTTAGGCATACTGCTTATTATGCGATGGGAACAGATTTTGGAGATGTAAACAACGATGGTTGGGAAGATATTTTCAATGTGGAGATGCGTCCGGAGGATTATAAAAGGTCCAAGACATCCATGCCGGTCATGAATGCAAAACTTTTTGATACCATGGCCCTCAATAATATTCACATGCAGTACATGCACAATTGTCTTCAGCTAAACAATGGCAACGGTTCGTTTTCTGAGATTGCACAACTTGCAGGCATTGATCGTACGGATTGGTCCTGGGCAACTTTATTGTGTGATCTCGACAACGATCAGTATAAAGATATTTATGTTGCAAATGGAATAAAAAGGGACTTGTACAACCGTGATGCATACGGAAGCCTGATGTACGATTTGCAGCACAACAATATGAAAAAAACCACAGAGGAAATTATGCGAAATCTTCCCTCTGTAAAATCCGTCAATTATACTTTTAGAAACAATCACGATCTGACTTTTAGTAAAGTAATGAACGATTGGGGACTTAATCAACCAAGTCATTCCAACGGCGCGGCGGTGGGAGATCTGGACAATGACGGCAACCTTGATCTGGTGGTCAATAACATCGATGACCCTGCATTTATTTATAAAAACAACGGATCCGGAAAAAACTACCTGAGGGTTTCATGTGTGGGTCCTGAGAAAAATATTTCCGGTTATGGAGCGAAAGTAAAAATTAAATATGGAGATCAGATTCAGTACAGTGAAGTAAGAACTTCGCGTGGATATTTGTCCAGTTCAGAAGCTGTTGTTCATTTTGGAATGGGCGATGCAAGCATCATTGACGAACTTGTAATCACCTGGCCGGATGGCAAGGTGAATAAAATGGAAAAAGTAAAAGTCAATAAAACCATAGAAATAAAATACAGTGATGCCACCGGAGCAAGTACTCAGGAATCAATTGCAGTTAAACCATTATTTGCAGATAAAACAGCATTAATATCACCTCCATTTGTTCACCGGGAAAACGAATTCGATGATTATAAAGTCCAGATTTTATTGCCACATAGGATGAGCAGATTGGGGCCATTCATTTCAGTGGCAGACGTAAATAAAGATGGATTAGAAGATTTTTTTGTCGGCGGAGCTAAAGGCCAGGCAGGAGCGCTGTATTTGCAAACCACTTCCGGTGAATTTAAACTTATTTCTACATCAGCATTTGAAGCCGATAAAAATTACGAAGACATGTCTTCTTGTTTTTTTGATGCAGATCAGGATGGAGATAATGATTTATATGTTGTGTCCGGTGGTAGTGAGAATCCGGAGGGAAGTAATTATCAGGACCGTTTGTATTTGAATGATGGGAATGGGAAATTTAATAGATCGGTGAATGCCTTACCAAAAATCACTTCAAGCGGTTCCTGTGTGGTGGCAGAAGATTTTGATGGAGATGGTGATGTGGATATATTTAGAGGAGGAAGACAAATTCCACAGAAATATCCATTTGCACCCAGGAGTTATTTACTTGAAAATAAATCCGGTGGAAAATTCTCAGATGTGACAGAAACCAAAGCGCCCGATTTAATGTCGCCGGGGATGGTTACTACAGCAGTTTTTGCGGACCTTGATAAGGACAATAAAAAAGAATTGCTTGTTGCAGGTGAATGGATGCCGATTCAGATTTATAAAATCGATGCCGGACAATATAAATTGCAAGCTTCAGAAGTTTATGGGCTTTCCAATACTGAAGGTTGGTGGAACAGAATTGTGCCTGCAGATGTAGATGGCGATGGAGATCTGGATTTTGTCTGCGGCAATCTGGGCGAGAATTATAAATTTCATGCAAATGCTGAAAAACCTTTTCAGGTTTTCTGCAATGATTTTGATCAGAATGGAAGTTATGACATTGTGTTGGCAAAATACAACGGAACGGATATGGTACCGGTAAGAGGTAAACAATGTTCGCAGGAGCAGATGCCATTTATCAATCAAAAATATCCAAGCTTCAATGCATTTGCGGATGCCAAACTTAAAGATATTTACGGAGAAGGTCTTGAGAAAGGGCTGCATTTGAACGCCAGATATTTTAAGACAATTATATGGATGAACAACAACGGCAAATTTGAAAAGAAGGAGTTGCCTCATCAGGCACAATTCAGCACCGTCCAATCTGCCATTGTACTGGATCTTAATCAGGATCAAAAACCGGATATTATGGTTGCAGGGAATTTTTTCAATACAGAAGTGGAGACTACACGTGCAGATGCAGGAATCGGCTATTTGTTTTTTCAAAATCCGGATGGCACATGGAAAAATTTAACTTGCAGAGAATCCGGAGTGTTTCTTCCCTATGATGTTAAAGACATCAAAGCCATTAAGTCTGGAAACAAAACAGGCGTTTTAGTGGCAAGCAATAATGGAAAATTAATTTATTTGGAAAAATCTGAATAG
- a CDS encoding VCBS repeat-containing protein — protein sequence MKSGHSLSHCLFFLFLLISCKQGNQSGPAGIRFTKLEAGQTGILFNNSIQETINENIYYSTYMFNGGGVAIADFNNDGKQDLYFTGNQVADKLYLNKGDFRFEDISESSGISKFKGWKNGVSVVDINADGWMDIYVCRGNHFQDPIENTNLLFINQGDLTFIESAASYGIENNGYAIASVFFDMDNDHDLDLYVTNRPERFNKTFAQFEAEKSVNSPLSRHRLYRNEGNGKFSDISSAAGIHPNFGYGLNVIAGDFNQDGFQDLYVCNDFRWPDFYFVNQKNGTFKESINEFSNHISFSSMGADAGDVNNDGLEDLMVLEMRPEDYKRSKTSMPAMNPAVYDTMSRMNMHVQYMHNTLQLNRGNGFFSDIAQMTGLDKTDWSWSPLIVDFDHDGLRDIYITNGFRRDLNDQDGDKIVDALIQKGEKFNTVEELFSHFPTVKIVNYMFHNDGNLHFKKVMKEWGMDEPSYSNGAAAGDLDNDGDVDLVVNNLDGTPFVYRNDLKGDQHYLRIQCEGPSTNAQGIGAKINLHIKEKVFGAEMRTTRGYLSSSEAFVHFGLGNENSVDQLEIIWPDGRMEKLKNVKVDQVLKLKYKNAKEKFTFNHNIKSLFKEKTMELIQPVFKHQENEFNDYRTQILLPQRMSRLGPFMAVGDVNADGREDFFIGGAKGQAGALYVQSVDGNFSQSSQPALAADQAFEDMAALFFDADGDMDLDLYVVSGGSESPEGNAYQDRLYLNNGKGNFNASKNLPAISSSGSCVVAGDFDGDGDLDLFRAGRLVPNQYPMAPESYILINSGNGNFMNRTQEFAPGLKKAGMITSAVWCDVNGDKKNELVIAGEWMPIQIWEFSNGQFQLASAEKYQLQNTEGWWNKLVAEDIDGDGDVDLLCGNLGENYKFHASQKKPFSVYAMDFDGNKTMDIVLAKFDGDRMVPVRGKQCSSEQMPFISKKFPSFHQYADATLEEIYGDNLKKAMHFQAKEFSSIILMNQGGKFERLPLPVEAQFSAVNGIVTGDFDGDGKQDVLLAGNQFDTEVETTPADASIGLLLLQKSGKFIPQTVLNSGVFLKNNVRDVQKIKVNGQDMILVANNHGNLQVLAKKN from the coding sequence ATGAAATCCGGCCATAGCCTAAGTCACTGCTTGTTTTTTTTATTTTTGTTGATTTCCTGCAAACAAGGGAATCAATCCGGCCCTGCCGGCATTCGATTTACCAAATTGGAAGCGGGGCAGACGGGCATTTTGTTCAACAACAGCATTCAAGAAACCATAAACGAGAACATTTACTATTCTACTTATATGTTTAATGGTGGTGGAGTTGCCATAGCAGATTTCAACAACGATGGTAAGCAGGATTTGTACTTCACAGGAAATCAAGTGGCCGATAAACTCTACCTCAACAAGGGGGATTTTAGATTTGAAGATATTTCTGAGTCTTCAGGAATTTCAAAATTTAAAGGTTGGAAAAATGGCGTGAGTGTGGTAGATATCAATGCAGATGGATGGATGGACATTTATGTGTGCAGGGGAAATCATTTTCAGGACCCGATAGAAAATACAAATTTATTGTTCATCAATCAGGGCGATTTAACTTTTATCGAAAGCGCCGCAAGCTACGGGATAGAAAACAATGGTTACGCCATTGCCTCTGTTTTTTTTGACATGGACAACGATCATGATTTGGACCTGTATGTCACCAATCGTCCGGAGCGATTCAATAAAACTTTTGCACAGTTTGAAGCAGAGAAAAGTGTGAACAGTCCGCTTTCCCGACACCGTCTTTACCGCAATGAGGGGAATGGTAAATTTTCTGACATTTCATCTGCCGCAGGAATTCATCCCAATTTTGGTTACGGACTGAATGTAATTGCCGGAGATTTTAATCAGGATGGATTTCAGGATCTTTATGTCTGCAATGATTTCCGCTGGCCGGATTTTTATTTTGTCAATCAGAAAAACGGAACCTTTAAAGAATCCATCAATGAATTTTCCAATCACATTTCTTTCAGTTCGATGGGCGCCGATGCTGGTGATGTGAACAACGATGGACTGGAAGATCTCATGGTCCTGGAGATGAGACCGGAGGATTATAAACGGTCCAAGACTTCCATGCCGGCCATGAATCCTGCGGTGTACGATACGATGAGTCGGATGAACATGCATGTACAATACATGCACAACACCTTGCAATTAAATCGTGGCAACGGATTTTTCTCCGACATCGCACAGATGACGGGACTTGATAAGACAGATTGGTCCTGGTCACCTTTGATTGTTGATTTTGACCATGATGGTCTGCGCGACATTTACATCACCAATGGTTTCCGGCGAGACTTGAACGATCAGGATGGTGATAAAATCGTGGATGCACTTATTCAAAAGGGTGAAAAATTTAATACGGTGGAAGAATTGTTCAGTCACTTTCCTACGGTTAAAATTGTGAATTATATGTTTCACAATGATGGCAATCTACATTTCAAAAAAGTGATGAAGGAATGGGGAATGGATGAACCATCCTACTCCAACGGAGCAGCAGCCGGGGATCTGGACAACGATGGGGATGTGGATTTGGTGGTCAATAATCTGGATGGCACTCCTTTTGTTTATCGCAATGATTTGAAAGGTGATCAACATTATCTGAGGATTCAATGCGAAGGGCCCTCCACAAATGCACAAGGAATTGGCGCAAAAATAAATCTTCATATAAAAGAAAAAGTATTCGGTGCGGAAATGCGCACTACACGTGGATATCTCTCCAGCAGTGAAGCCTTTGTACATTTTGGTTTGGGAAATGAAAATTCTGTAGATCAGTTGGAGATCATTTGGCCTGATGGGCGGATGGAAAAATTGAAAAATGTTAAAGTGGACCAGGTATTAAAACTGAAGTATAAAAATGCCAAAGAAAAATTTACTTTCAATCATAATATTAAAAGTCTTTTTAAAGAAAAAACCATGGAGCTCATCCAACCTGTTTTTAAGCATCAGGAGAACGAGTTTAATGACTACCGCACACAAATACTCTTGCCACAACGCATGAGCAGACTGGGGCCATTTATGGCCGTCGGGGATGTAAATGCAGACGGTCGCGAAGATTTTTTTATTGGCGGTGCAAAAGGCCAGGCAGGAGCCTTGTATGTGCAGTCTGTTGATGGAAACTTTTCCCAAAGTTCTCAGCCGGCATTAGCAGCCGATCAGGCGTTTGAAGACATGGCTGCTTTATTTTTTGATGCCGATGGCGACATGGATCTGGATCTTTATGTAGTGTCAGGCGGTAGTGAATCTCCGGAAGGAAATGCTTATCAGGATAGATTGTATTTGAATAATGGAAAAGGGAACTTCAATGCCTCCAAAAATCTTCCTGCCATTTCATCCTCTGGTTCCTGTGTGGTGGCCGGAGATTTTGATGGGGACGGTGATCTGGATTTATTCAGGGCGGGGCGATTGGTACCCAACCAATATCCTATGGCTCCTGAAAGTTACATCCTGATCAATTCCGGAAATGGAAACTTCATGAATCGTACCCAGGAATTTGCACCCGGATTAAAAAAAGCAGGGATGATTACCAGTGCCGTGTGGTGTGATGTGAACGGTGATAAAAAAAATGAATTAGTGATTGCCGGTGAATGGATGCCCATACAGATATGGGAATTTTCAAATGGACAATTTCAATTGGCATCCGCTGAAAAATATCAGTTACAAAATACGGAAGGTTGGTGGAATAAGTTGGTGGCAGAAGACATAGATGGCGATGGTGATGTGGATTTGTTGTGTGGAAATCTGGGTGAAAATTATAAGTTTCATGCCTCACAGAAAAAACCTTTTTCTGTCTATGCAATGGATTTTGATGGAAATAAAACCATGGACATTGTGTTGGCAAAATTTGATGGTGACCGTATGGTACCTGTTCGAGGAAAGCAGTGCAGTTCTGAGCAAATGCCTTTCATCTCAAAAAAATTTCCCAGCTTTCATCAATATGCTGATGCAACTTTGGAGGAAATCTACGGAGACAATCTAAAAAAAGCCATGCATTTTCAGGCAAAGGAATTTAGTTCCATAATACTCATGAATCAAGGAGGAAAATTTGAGCGACTGCCATTGCCTGTGGAGGCACAATTTTCCGCGGTAAATGGCATAGTGACAGGAGATTTTGATGGGGACGGAAAGCAGGATGTGCTGCTTGCGGGAAATCAGTTTGATACAGAGGTAGAAACCACCCCGGCAGATGCGTCCATCGGATTGCTGCTGTTGCAAAAAAGTGGAAAATTTATACCACAGACGGTTTTGAATTCAGGTGTATTTCTAAAAAACAACGTACGCGATGTACAAAAAATTAAAGTGAATGGACAGGATATGATATTGGTTGCCAACAACCATGGTAACCTTCAGGTACTGGCTAAAAAAAATTAG
- a CDS encoding VCBS repeat-containing protein, whose protein sequence is MNWKKYNIYGGKEFTMKRSLLIFFLLFIFVFISCSNNKEETTKENSKDKQLFSLLDPRETGVDFNNKILQTDEEYIINFNYIFNGGGVAIADFDQDGLQDLYFAGNQVSDRLYHNKGEMKFEDLSVSSGIAKFPGWKNGVSIVDINSDGYPDIYVCRGGFKDDPAKNKNLLFINQKNLSFTEEAEKYGIADPGFSITANFFDMDNDHDLDLYVSNRPERWEIGITDILRFKSRPYTEEMAKVTHQLYRNEGNGQFTNITKDCGIQPTYSYGLSVTAGDINNDGFQDIYVANDFIENDYLFVNNGKGGFKEEIRDHFPHVSFYSMGADFGDLDNDGFEELYTVEMRPEDYKRSKTSMPLMNVSFFDSMYAQNFHRQYMHNMLHYNYGNGKYGDISQITGMDKTDWSWAALMNDLDNDGYKDVFVSNGFRMDVYDRDGNERLKQRAEKNADKGLRLEGPQSLFEFLPAVKLADYVYQNQGGLKFVNKMKDWGLREPNYSNGAAMGDLDNDGDLDLVISNIDEEAFIYRNNEDGDHPYLRIQCEGPGQNKAGIGARISIWTSHGMQFGQMRTSKGYLSSCEPFLHFGLGNANRVDRIKVVWPDGKVSEYKDVQSNQIFKVKYSDALNDQSEKIHSTFLFSNLTKDLLDHPFVHRENYFNDYRSQILLPHRLSRQGPFLAVKDVNMDGLEDFYVGGAKGQSGILYVQTLDGKFITGKVNDFEIDKNFEDVGGEFFDADGDGDVDLYVISGDTEAKEGPAYQDRLYLNDGKANFRKAKNLLPEITSSGSCLAVTDFDGDGDLDIFRGGRTIPDKYPFSPKSYLLENTGKGQYKDVTSEKATALLKLGMVTSAVWMDLNKDQILELIVVGEWMPVSVFEWKDKNLIPADPKKYGFSNTEGWWNKILAEDLNGDGELDLIGGNLGENYKFHASVEKPFQVYCDDYDQNGSYDVFLAKYQDKLIVPVRGKQCASEQLPSISKKFPTFRSFADAGINDLLPKVSDKGILLQAKLFSSAFFIKKQNDFELLKLPVEAQFTPVQSILVQDLNGDGIKDILVAGNQLHSEIETTRADGGIGCLLMQDKNKKWEIVPAHKSGISIPYDVKDMKLLNLKGKKHLIVASNADSLRIFEVSIH, encoded by the coding sequence GTGAATTGGAAGAAGTATAATATTTATGGAGGAAAAGAATTCACTATGAAGAGAAGTTTATTAATCTTTTTTTTGCTGTTCATTTTTGTTTTTATTTCTTGTTCCAATAATAAAGAAGAAACAACAAAAGAAAATTCTAAGGACAAACAATTATTTAGTCTTCTCGACCCCAGGGAGACCGGTGTAGATTTTAACAATAAGATTCTTCAGACGGATGAAGAGTACATCATTAATTTTAATTATATCTTCAATGGTGGTGGTGTTGCCATTGCAGATTTTGATCAGGATGGTTTGCAGGATCTCTATTTTGCAGGAAATCAAGTTTCAGATAGACTTTATCACAACAAAGGGGAGATGAAGTTTGAGGATCTTAGCGTTTCTTCTGGTATTGCAAAATTTCCCGGATGGAAAAATGGGGTCAGCATAGTGGACATCAATTCAGATGGTTATCCCGATATCTATGTATGCAGAGGAGGATTTAAAGATGATCCTGCAAAAAATAAAAACCTGTTATTCATCAATCAAAAAAATTTAAGCTTCACGGAAGAAGCAGAAAAGTATGGCATTGCCGATCCTGGTTTTTCGATCACCGCCAATTTCTTTGATATGGACAATGACCATGATCTCGATCTTTATGTGTCCAACAGACCGGAGAGATGGGAAATTGGAATAACAGATATTTTACGCTTTAAGTCTAGACCATATACAGAGGAAATGGCCAAGGTGACACACCAACTTTACCGAAATGAAGGGAATGGACAATTTACAAACATTACAAAGGATTGTGGTATTCAACCAACTTACAGTTATGGATTGAGTGTAACCGCTGGAGACATTAACAACGACGGTTTTCAGGATATTTATGTTGCCAATGATTTTATTGAAAATGATTATTTGTTTGTAAACAATGGCAAGGGTGGATTCAAAGAGGAGATCAGAGATCATTTTCCACACGTTTCATTTTATTCGATGGGTGCGGATTTTGGAGATCTTGATAATGATGGATTTGAAGAATTGTACACAGTTGAAATGAGGCCAGAAGATTATAAAAGATCTAAAACATCAATGCCTTTAATGAATGTATCTTTTTTCGATTCCATGTATGCACAAAATTTTCACAGGCAATATATGCACAACATGTTGCACTATAATTACGGCAATGGAAAATATGGTGATATTTCGCAGATAACCGGTATGGATAAGACTGATTGGAGTTGGGCTGCATTGATGAATGATTTGGACAATGATGGGTATAAAGATGTGTTCGTAAGTAATGGCTTTCGAATGGATGTGTACGACCGTGATGGCAATGAACGTCTTAAGCAAAGAGCAGAAAAAAATGCAGATAAGGGATTGAGACTGGAAGGCCCACAAAGCCTTTTTGAATTTTTGCCGGCTGTTAAATTAGCAGATTATGTTTATCAAAATCAAGGAGGTCTAAAGTTCGTCAACAAAATGAAGGATTGGGGATTGCGGGAGCCGAATTATTCTAATGGCGCAGCAATGGGTGATCTGGACAACGATGGGGATCTTGATCTGGTGATCAGCAACATTGATGAAGAAGCTTTTATATATCGAAACAATGAAGATGGAGATCATCCATATTTGAGAATACAATGTGAAGGCCCAGGTCAAAATAAAGCGGGGATTGGAGCCAGGATAAGCATTTGGACTTCTCATGGTATGCAGTTTGGTCAAATGAGAACCAGTAAGGGATATCTTTCAAGTTGTGAGCCATTTCTTCATTTTGGATTGGGGAATGCAAACAGAGTGGATCGAATAAAAGTAGTTTGGCCGGATGGAAAAGTTTCAGAATACAAGGATGTACAATCAAACCAAATTTTTAAAGTAAAATACAGTGATGCGTTGAATGATCAATCTGAAAAAATCCATTCAACTTTTCTTTTTTCAAATCTCACCAAGGATTTGTTAGACCATCCTTTTGTTCATCGTGAAAATTATTTTAATGATTATCGGTCTCAAATTCTATTGCCTCATAGACTCAGCAGACAGGGACCTTTCCTTGCCGTAAAGGATGTAAATATGGATGGACTGGAGGATTTCTATGTCGGTGGTGCAAAGGGGCAATCTGGGATATTGTATGTGCAGACTTTGGATGGAAAGTTTATTACCGGAAAAGTGAATGATTTTGAAATTGACAAAAATTTTGAAGACGTAGGTGGAGAATTTTTTGATGCTGATGGCGATGGCGATGTTGATTTGTATGTAATTTCTGGTGATACGGAAGCCAAGGAGGGCCCAGCTTATCAGGACAGACTTTATCTTAATGACGGAAAAGCTAATTTTCGTAAAGCAAAAAACTTACTTCCTGAAATTACTTCTTCCGGATCTTGTTTGGCGGTGACTGATTTTGATGGGGACGGCGATCTGGATATATTTAGAGGAGGCAGGACTATTCCAGATAAGTATCCATTTTCTCCAAAAAGCTATTTACTAGAAAATACAGGCAAAGGTCAATACAAGGATGTCACTTCTGAAAAGGCAACAGCACTTTTAAAGCTTGGGATGGTTACCTCCGCTGTATGGATGGATTTAAATAAGGACCAAATTCTTGAGTTGATTGTGGTGGGAGAGTGGATGCCCGTATCTGTATTTGAATGGAAGGACAAAAATTTAATTCCTGCCGATCCAAAAAAATATGGCTTTTCAAATACGGAAGGCTGGTGGAATAAAATTTTAGCTGAAGATTTAAACGGAGATGGCGAACTGGATTTGATTGGAGGTAATTTGGGAGAAAATTATAAGTTTCATGCTTCCGTTGAAAAGCCTTTTCAGGTTTATTGTGATGACTACGATCAGAATGGAAGTTATGATGTGTTTCTTGCAAAATATCAAGACAAGCTTATTGTTCCCGTTAGGGGTAAACAATGCGCATCTGAACAGCTTCCTTCGATAAGTAAAAAATTTCCAACCTTCAGATCTTTTGCTGATGCCGGAATCAATGATTTGTTACCCAAGGTTTCTGATAAGGGTATTTTACTGCAAGCAAAATTATTTAGTTCTGCATTTTTTATTAAAAAACAAAATGACTTTGAGCTATTGAAATTACCTGTTGAAGCTCAATTCACCCCTGTTCAATCCATTTTGGTGCAAGACTTAAATGGAGACGGGATTAAGGATATATTGGTAGCGGGTAATCAACTTCATTCAGAAATAGAAACTACACGAGCAGATGGCGGTATCGGTTGTCTTTTGATGCAAGACAAAAATAAGAAATGGGAAATTGTTCCTGCACACAAAAGTGGGATTTCAATTCCGTATGATGTGAAGGATATGAAATTATTGAATTTAAAAGGGAAAAAGCATTTAATAGTAGCATCCAATGCAGATTCATTAAGAATTTTTGAGGTAAGTATCCATTGA